A genomic stretch from Myxocyprinus asiaticus isolate MX2 ecotype Aquarium Trade chromosome 24, UBuf_Myxa_2, whole genome shotgun sequence includes:
- the LOC127415418 gene encoding serine/threonine-protein phosphatase 2A 55 kDa regulatory subunit B alpha isoform-like isoform X2, whose amino-acid sequence MEGDVDGQSHWCLSQVKGAVDDDVAEADIISAVEFNHSGELLATGDRGGRIVIFQQEQESKSLADYNVYSTFQSHEPEFDYLKSLEIEEKINKIRWLPQKNAAHFLLSTNDKTIKLWKISERDKRPEGYNLKEEDGRFRHPSSLTTLRVPVFQPMDLMVEASPRRVYANAHTYHINSISVNSDNETYLSADDLRINLWHLDFTDRSFNIVDIKPANMEELTEVITASEFHPLQCNTFVYGSSKGSVRLCDMRASALCDQHSKLFEEPEDPSTRSFFSEIISSISDVKLSHSGRYMMTRDYLTLKIWDLHMESQPVETYQVHGYLRSKLCSLYENDCIFDKFECCWRSDDSEVMTGSYNNFFRMFDRDCQRDVTLEASWENGSPGCPLKTWRVSAGSRRKRNEIGVDCLDFSRKILYTSWHPQDNIVALATVNNLYIFQEKLNQEF is encoded by the exons ATGGAAG GAGATGTAGACGGTCAGAGCCACTGGTGTTTGTCCCAGGTCAAAGGAGCTGTGGATGATGATGTAGCTGAAG ctgaCATCATCTCTGCGGTGGAGTTCAATCATTCTGGTGAGTTGTTGGCCACAGGAGACAGGGGTGGAAGAATAGTAATCTTCCAACAGGAACAAGAG AGTAAGAGTCTTGCGGATTATAATGTCTACAGCACATTCCAGAGTCATGAGCCCGAGTTTGACTATCTGAAGAGTCTGGAAATCGAGGAGAAGATCAACAAGATCCGCTGGCTTCCTCAGAAAAATGCTGCACACTTCCTGTTGTCAACAAACG ATAAAACCATCAAGCTGTGGAAAATCAGTGAGCGAGACAAGAGACCCGAGGGGTATAACCTGAAAGAGGAAGACGGGCGCTTCAGGCATCCTTCATCGCTTACGACACTACGG GTTCCAGTATTCCAGCCGATGGATTTGATGGTGGAGGCGAGCCCACGGCGCGTTTACGCCAATGCTCACACGTACCACATCAACTCCATCTCAGTCAACAGTGACAATGAGACTTATCTGTCTGCTGATGACCTCCGGATCAACCTGTGGCACCTGGACTTCACAGACCGAAGCTTCA ACATTGTTGATATCAAGCCGGCTAACATGGAGGAGTTGACGGAGGTGATTACGGCATCAGAGTTTCACCCGCTCCAATGCAACACGTTTGTGTACGGCAGCAGCAAGGGTTCAGTGCGACTCTGTGACATGAGAGCGTCCGCTTTATGTGACCAACACTCAAAAT TGTTCGAGGAGCCTGAAGACCCCAGCACACGCTCGTTCTTCTCTGAAATCATCTCCTCCATCTCAGACGTGAAGTTAAGTCACAGCGGCCGATACATGATGACCAGAGATTACTTGACCCTCAAGATTTGGGACCTTCACATGGAGAGCCAACCTGTGGAAACTTACCAG GTTCACGGTTATCTCAGGAGTAAGCTGTGCTCTCTCTATGAGAACGACTGTATCTTTGATAAGTTTGAGTGCTGCTGGAGGAGTGATGACAG TGAGGTCATGACCGGCTCTTATAACAACTTCTTCCGGATGTTTGACCGTGATTGCCAGCGCGATGTGACCCTGGAAGCCTCATGGGAGAACGGCTCGCCCGGCTGCCCGCTCAAGACATGGCGGGTGAGTGCAGGCAGCAGACGCAAGAGAAACGAGATCGGCGTGGACTGCCTCGACTTCAGCCGAAAGATCCTATACACATCCTGGCATCCTCAGGACAACattgttgccttggcaacagtcAATAACCTTTACATATTCCAGGAGAAACTGAATCAGGAATTTTAA
- the LOC127415425 gene encoding BCL2/adenovirus E1B 19 kDa protein-interacting protein 3-like — MCALTRARRECAVLTEVSDWRGNMSSTAAAHLNDNEEPGLNGSWVELEINGNTQLQNPSLPSLLENGNEGESQASQALEAVQEEEEVLTGGLEHVPSSSSIHNGDMEKILLDAQHESSPSSSSCNSPPRPHSPDHDEGQIMFDVEMPSERDCQSEDDSVEKDRDDDILMNKGEGWVADWSSRPENIPPKEFHFRHPKRSGSVSLSMRKTGAMKKGGVFSAEFLKVFMPSLLLTHILALGLGVYIGKKLTSPSTSSF; from the exons ATGTGCGCGCTCACGAGGGCTAGGCGGGAGTGCGCTGTGTTGACGGAGGTGAGTGACTGGAGAGGCAACATGTCCAGCACAGCCGCCGCGCACCTCAACGACAATGAAGAACCGGGCCTCAACG GATCCTGGGTGGAACTGGAGATAAATGGAAACACTCAGCTACAGAACCCCAGTTTGCCCTCCCTGCTGGAGAATGGGAATGAAGGCGAGTCCCAGGCTTCACAGGCCCTGGAGGCTGTGCAGGAGGAAGAGGAGGTTCTGACAGGAGGACTGGAGCATGTACCGTCCTCCTCCTCCATCCATAACGGTGACATGGAGAAAATCTTGCTCGATGCCCAGCACGAGTCTAGCCCCAGTAGCTCATCCTGCAACAG CCCACCACGACCTCACAGTCCTGATCACGATGAGGGTCAGATCATGTTCGATGTGGAGATGCCGAGCGAGAGAGACTGTCAG TCAGAGGATGACAGTGTGGAGAAGGACAGAGATGATGATATTCTAATGAATAAAGGGGAGGGTTGGGTGGCAGACTGGTCCAGTCGACCAGAAAACATTCCCCCAAA GGAGTTTCATTTCCGTCACCCGAAGCGCTCTGGATCAGTGTCTCTTAGCATGAGGAAGACTGGTGCTATGAAGAAAGGAGGCGTGTTCTCCGCTGAGTTCCTCAAAGTGTTCATGCCATCATTGCTGCTCACCCACATCCTGGCACTGGGACTAGG
- the LOC127415418 gene encoding serine/threonine-protein phosphatase 2A 55 kDa regulatory subunit B alpha isoform-like isoform X1, whose translation MWSSCWTYSVNVSLVSGDVDGQSHWCLSQVKGAVDDDVAEADIISAVEFNHSGELLATGDRGGRIVIFQQEQESKSLADYNVYSTFQSHEPEFDYLKSLEIEEKINKIRWLPQKNAAHFLLSTNDKTIKLWKISERDKRPEGYNLKEEDGRFRHPSSLTTLRVPVFQPMDLMVEASPRRVYANAHTYHINSISVNSDNETYLSADDLRINLWHLDFTDRSFNIVDIKPANMEELTEVITASEFHPLQCNTFVYGSSKGSVRLCDMRASALCDQHSKLFEEPEDPSTRSFFSEIISSISDVKLSHSGRYMMTRDYLTLKIWDLHMESQPVETYQVHGYLRSKLCSLYENDCIFDKFECCWRSDDSEVMTGSYNNFFRMFDRDCQRDVTLEASWENGSPGCPLKTWRVSAGSRRKRNEIGVDCLDFSRKILYTSWHPQDNIVALATVNNLYIFQEKLNQEF comes from the exons ATGTGGTCTTCATGTTGGACATACAGTGTGAATGTGTCATTGGTTTCAGGAGATGTAGACGGTCAGAGCCACTGGTGTTTGTCCCAGGTCAAAGGAGCTGTGGATGATGATGTAGCTGAAG ctgaCATCATCTCTGCGGTGGAGTTCAATCATTCTGGTGAGTTGTTGGCCACAGGAGACAGGGGTGGAAGAATAGTAATCTTCCAACAGGAACAAGAG AGTAAGAGTCTTGCGGATTATAATGTCTACAGCACATTCCAGAGTCATGAGCCCGAGTTTGACTATCTGAAGAGTCTGGAAATCGAGGAGAAGATCAACAAGATCCGCTGGCTTCCTCAGAAAAATGCTGCACACTTCCTGTTGTCAACAAACG ATAAAACCATCAAGCTGTGGAAAATCAGTGAGCGAGACAAGAGACCCGAGGGGTATAACCTGAAAGAGGAAGACGGGCGCTTCAGGCATCCTTCATCGCTTACGACACTACGG GTTCCAGTATTCCAGCCGATGGATTTGATGGTGGAGGCGAGCCCACGGCGCGTTTACGCCAATGCTCACACGTACCACATCAACTCCATCTCAGTCAACAGTGACAATGAGACTTATCTGTCTGCTGATGACCTCCGGATCAACCTGTGGCACCTGGACTTCACAGACCGAAGCTTCA ACATTGTTGATATCAAGCCGGCTAACATGGAGGAGTTGACGGAGGTGATTACGGCATCAGAGTTTCACCCGCTCCAATGCAACACGTTTGTGTACGGCAGCAGCAAGGGTTCAGTGCGACTCTGTGACATGAGAGCGTCCGCTTTATGTGACCAACACTCAAAAT TGTTCGAGGAGCCTGAAGACCCCAGCACACGCTCGTTCTTCTCTGAAATCATCTCCTCCATCTCAGACGTGAAGTTAAGTCACAGCGGCCGATACATGATGACCAGAGATTACTTGACCCTCAAGATTTGGGACCTTCACATGGAGAGCCAACCTGTGGAAACTTACCAG GTTCACGGTTATCTCAGGAGTAAGCTGTGCTCTCTCTATGAGAACGACTGTATCTTTGATAAGTTTGAGTGCTGCTGGAGGAGTGATGACAG TGAGGTCATGACCGGCTCTTATAACAACTTCTTCCGGATGTTTGACCGTGATTGCCAGCGCGATGTGACCCTGGAAGCCTCATGGGAGAACGGCTCGCCCGGCTGCCCGCTCAAGACATGGCGGGTGAGTGCAGGCAGCAGACGCAAGAGAAACGAGATCGGCGTGGACTGCCTCGACTTCAGCCGAAAGATCCTATACACATCCTGGCATCCTCAGGACAACattgttgccttggcaacagtcAATAACCTTTACATATTCCAGGAGAAACTGAATCAGGAATTTTAA